A section of the Rossellomorea marisflavi genome encodes:
- a CDS encoding aminopeptidase: protein MSNFNQNLDKYASLAVEVGVNIQKDQTLVINTSIDAAEFVRVIVKKAYEKGAKHVYVEWGDDVVARTKYELAPDEAFKEFPFWRASQVEGLAEGGAAFMSVVSSSPDLLKGVDPERISNFQRAAGEAMSKYRQYIQSDKVSWCVLAAPSKEWAAKVFPDAPEDEQVDLLWNAIFKAVRADQADPVQAWKDHDANLHEKVEYLNGKNYQKLHYTAPGTDLTIELPKGHLWVGAGSVNEEGHTFMANMPTEEVFTVPLKTGVNGTVASTKPLSYGGNVIDKFSVTFENGRIVDVKAEEGEDILKRLVDTDEGSHYLGEVALVPHQSPISQSNVLFYNTLFDENASNHLAIGSAYAFCIEGGKKMSKEELEKNGLNNSITHVDFMIGSDKMNIDGIKEDGSSEPVFRNGGWAF, encoded by the coding sequence ATGTCAAATTTCAACCAAAATCTCGACAAATACGCCAGTCTTGCCGTTGAAGTCGGGGTCAATATCCAAAAAGATCAGACTCTTGTCATCAATACGTCTATTGATGCAGCTGAATTCGTCCGTGTCATCGTCAAGAAGGCATACGAAAAAGGCGCGAAGCATGTATACGTGGAATGGGGCGATGACGTCGTTGCCCGTACCAAGTATGAGCTTGCACCAGATGAAGCATTCAAGGAATTCCCATTCTGGCGTGCCAGTCAGGTGGAAGGTCTTGCAGAAGGCGGAGCTGCCTTCATGAGCGTCGTTTCATCCAGTCCTGACCTGTTGAAGGGCGTGGACCCAGAGCGCATCTCCAACTTCCAGCGCGCTGCCGGTGAAGCAATGTCTAAATACCGTCAGTACATCCAGTCCGACAAAGTCAGCTGGTGCGTACTCGCAGCACCTTCTAAAGAGTGGGCTGCCAAAGTATTCCCTGACGCGCCAGAAGATGAGCAGGTAGACCTGCTCTGGAATGCGATCTTCAAGGCGGTTCGTGCCGATCAGGCAGACCCCGTACAAGCCTGGAAGGATCACGATGCCAACCTTCATGAGAAAGTTGAATACCTTAATGGCAAGAACTATCAAAAGCTTCACTACACAGCTCCGGGTACCGATTTGACCATCGAGCTTCCTAAAGGTCATCTTTGGGTCGGCGCCGGCAGTGTGAATGAAGAAGGACATACGTTCATGGCCAACATGCCGACGGAAGAAGTGTTCACCGTTCCACTAAAGACAGGGGTAAACGGCACAGTGGCAAGCACGAAGCCATTGAGCTACGGAGGAAATGTCATCGATAAGTTCTCCGTCACCTTTGAAAACGGTCGGATCGTCGATGTGAAAGCTGAAGAAGGTGAAGACATCCTGAAGCGTCTTGTAGACACGGATGAAGGTTCACACTACCTTGGGGAAGTCGCACTGGTTCCTCACCAATCACCGATTTCACAGTCCAATGTATTATTCTACAATACCTTGTTCGATGAGAACGCGTCCAATCACCTTGCCATCGGCAGCGCTTATGCATTCTGTATCGAAGGCGGCAAGAAAATGAGCAAAGAAGAGCTTGAAAAGAATGGATTGAACAACAGCATCACCCACGTCGACTTCATGATCGGATCTGATAAAATGAATATCGACGGAATCAAAGAGGACGGTTCCTCTGAACCGGTCTTCCGCAACGGCGGATGGGCGTTCTGA
- a CDS encoding DUF1992 domain-containing protein has translation MDFSTLMSEQRIRKAYEEGEFNELPGFGKPMDLNDDAGIPEELKMAHRMMKNAGYSTEEAGLKQEMMRIEDLIRTCEDDVEAKSLHRELNEKVLKYNAMLSKKRVKTNSSVFKDYQRSIEDKLMG, from the coding sequence ATGGATTTTTCAACGTTGATGTCAGAGCAACGGATCAGGAAGGCTTATGAAGAAGGGGAGTTTAATGAGCTTCCGGGTTTCGGGAAACCGATGGATCTGAATGATGATGCCGGAATTCCCGAAGAGTTGAAGATGGCCCATCGGATGATGAAGAATGCCGGGTACTCAACGGAAGAGGCGGGACTGAAGCAGGAGATGATGAGGATCGAGGATCTGATCCGCACATGTGAGGACGATGTAGAAGCCAAGTCTCTCCATAGGGAACTGAATGAGAAAGTACTCAAGTACAATGCCATGCTGTCGAAAAAACGGGTGAAGACGAATTCATCTGTATTCAAGGACTACCAGCGCTCCATTGAAGATAAGCTGATGGGCTGA
- the hmpA gene encoding NO-inducible flavohemoprotein, whose amino-acid sequence MLSQKTIEIVKSTASVLEAKGIDITTVFYKNLFTDHPELLHIFNHSNQKQGRQQTALANAVYAAAQNIDQLHTILPVVKQIGHKHRSLGVRAEHYPIVGEHLLRAIKEVLGEAATDDIIAAWADAYGSIADAFIGVEKELYEQARNQKAGFADFKSFIVSKKVKESDVITSFYLEPEDGGDVPEYEAGQYISVRLNIPGETYSHIRQYSLSSTHHPNFFRISVKREGKGTVSAYLHDHLKVGGVLEVSAPAGDFVLNPETTPLVLISGGVGITPMMSMLETAFRTQPSRPVSFIHASRNEAVLPFKAEVESMIRGHHDAKCSFVYGTLTLSEEHVEEDGADYYVCGPVPFMKAVIERLKHLGVPVAKIHYEFFGPGLDLAGVEEVEKTHS is encoded by the coding sequence ATGTTATCTCAAAAAACAATCGAAATCGTTAAATCTACGGCATCGGTCTTGGAAGCCAAAGGAATTGATATCACCACTGTATTTTATAAAAATCTGTTTACCGATCACCCTGAACTTCTCCATATCTTCAATCATTCCAATCAAAAACAGGGGCGTCAGCAAACGGCACTGGCAAACGCCGTCTACGCAGCTGCACAGAACATCGATCAGCTTCACACCATCCTCCCCGTCGTCAAGCAGATCGGGCACAAACATAGAAGCTTAGGCGTCAGGGCCGAACATTATCCGATTGTAGGAGAACATCTGTTGCGGGCCATCAAAGAGGTGCTTGGTGAAGCTGCAACGGACGACATCATCGCTGCCTGGGCGGATGCATACGGAAGCATAGCCGATGCATTCATAGGAGTGGAGAAGGAATTATACGAGCAGGCCCGGAATCAAAAAGCGGGATTTGCTGATTTCAAATCCTTCATCGTGTCTAAGAAGGTGAAGGAAAGCGATGTGATCACGTCGTTCTATCTTGAACCTGAGGATGGAGGAGATGTACCGGAATATGAAGCCGGGCAGTATATATCCGTCCGTTTGAACATCCCGGGAGAAACCTATTCCCATATTCGCCAATACAGCCTTTCAAGTACTCACCATCCGAACTTTTTCCGGATTTCAGTGAAAAGGGAAGGGAAAGGAACGGTCTCTGCCTATCTTCATGATCATCTAAAGGTAGGGGGTGTACTGGAAGTAAGCGCACCGGCAGGGGATTTCGTCTTGAATCCAGAGACCACCCCTCTTGTGTTGATTAGCGGCGGAGTCGGGATCACTCCGATGATGAGCATGCTTGAAACAGCCTTCAGGACTCAGCCATCCCGACCGGTTTCTTTCATCCATGCATCACGGAATGAAGCGGTCCTTCCTTTTAAAGCAGAAGTGGAAAGTATGATCAGAGGTCACCACGACGCGAAGTGTTCCTTTGTATATGGGACCCTGACTCTATCGGAAGAGCACGTGGAGGAGGATGGGGCAGACTATTATGTCTGCGGTCCTGTACCATTCATGAAGGCTGTCATTGAGAGGTTGAAACATCTCGGAGTGCCTGTAGCAAAGATCCACTATGAATTCTTCGGTCCCGGTCTTGATCTCGCCGGTGTGGAAGAGGTCGAAAAAACGCATTCATAA
- a CDS encoding acyl-CoA thioesterase, with amino-acid sequence MREKKTMNETKTIKTAHVLPPDTNHHGTMFGGKLMAYIDDVASIAAAKHARKPVVTASTDSVDFLQPIKVGDAVTLEAMVTYTGKSSMEICVKVTSEELLTGKTNVAAISFLTFVAIEGGKPAIIPEVVPESEEEIWLNETAQNRAEHRKARKMHSQELAEFFRKAY; translated from the coding sequence TTGAGAGAGAAAAAAACGATGAACGAAACAAAAACGATCAAAACGGCCCATGTCCTCCCACCTGATACGAATCATCACGGGACGATGTTCGGCGGTAAATTAATGGCCTATATAGACGATGTGGCTTCCATAGCTGCCGCCAAGCATGCCAGGAAACCGGTCGTTACGGCATCAACCGATTCCGTCGACTTTCTTCAGCCAATCAAGGTCGGAGACGCCGTCACACTGGAAGCAATGGTCACCTATACCGGTAAGAGCTCCATGGAGATCTGCGTGAAGGTGACATCGGAAGAACTCCTTACAGGCAAGACGAACGTAGCAGCCATCTCCTTCCTCACCTTCGTCGCAATCGAAGGCGGTAAGCCTGCCATCATTCCTGAAGTCGTACCTGAGTCTGAAGAAGAAATCTGGCTCAACGAAACCGCACAGAACCGTGCAGAGCACCGGAAAGCACGTAAAATGCACAGCCAGGAGCTTGCCGAGTTCTTCAGAAAAGCATATTAA
- the motB gene encoding flagellar motor protein MotB has protein sequence MRRRKKKREDDHIDESWLLPYSDLLTLLVALFIVLYASSSVDAQKFQELSQVFSEIFKGGTGMMDYPSPVAPQDSSDQKEKQGAAADKKEEEKTVDKEDIKKQSFLQDQEELREVQEKINQYIKSNNLQLQFVTKLTDEGLLLTIRDNVLFSSGSAEVERNDQDVAKELSSLLVMNPPRNIIISGHTDNVPIRTANYDSNWELSVMRAVNFMKILLDNPNLEPEWFSAKGFGEFEPIADNATAEGRGKNRRVEVLVLPRVTQE, from the coding sequence ATGAGACGGCGTAAGAAGAAGCGGGAAGATGATCATATCGACGAATCCTGGCTGCTGCCTTACTCTGATCTTCTGACCCTGCTTGTGGCGCTTTTCATCGTTCTCTATGCCTCGAGTTCGGTGGATGCACAGAAATTCCAGGAATTATCCCAGGTGTTCAGTGAAATCTTCAAGGGCGGCACAGGGATGATGGATTACCCAAGTCCTGTCGCCCCTCAGGATTCAAGCGATCAGAAGGAAAAGCAGGGAGCTGCTGCTGACAAGAAGGAAGAAGAAAAGACAGTGGACAAAGAAGATATCAAGAAACAATCCTTTCTTCAAGATCAGGAAGAACTGCGTGAAGTACAGGAAAAGATCAACCAGTACATCAAGTCCAATAATCTGCAGCTCCAGTTTGTCACGAAACTGACGGATGAAGGCCTGCTACTGACGATCAGGGATAACGTCCTCTTTTCTTCAGGTTCTGCTGAAGTGGAGAGGAATGATCAAGATGTGGCAAAAGAGCTTTCCTCCTTGCTGGTCATGAATCCTCCCCGGAATATCATCATCAGTGGGCACACAGATAACGTACCGATCCGCACGGCCAACTATGATTCCAACTGGGAGTTAAGCGTCATGCGCGCCGTGAATTTCATGAAGATCCTTCTGGATAATCCGAATCTCGAACCAGAGTGGTTCAGCGCCAAAGGATTCGGGGAGTTCGAACCCATTGCCGATAACGCGACAGCAGAGGGTCGCGGGAAAAATCGTCGTGTGGAAGTACTGGTGTTGCCGAGAGTGACGCAGGAATAA
- a CDS encoding DUF2639 domain-containing protein — MHVGSKGWYVEELKKSGVRRYEERKVEAYKKHVLANLLERSK, encoded by the coding sequence ATGCATGTAGGAAGCAAAGGCTGGTACGTGGAAGAACTAAAAAAATCGGGCGTTCGACGCTACGAGGAACGTAAAGTCGAAGCCTATAAAAAACATGTTCTTGCAAATCTGCTTGAACGTTCAAAATAA
- a CDS encoding RrF2 family transcriptional regulator, which yields MRLTLYTDYSLRMLIFLASKPSDELSNIKEIADAYNISKNHLMKVTYELGKMGVIETIRGRNGGIKLAQSPQDINIGTIVRKTEEDFHLVECFDAANNSCIITPVCGLKHVLGKALNAYLSVLDEYTLNDLVRNPLDYRFLFQEKNEPDRSK from the coding sequence ATGAGACTAACTTTATATACAGATTACTCACTGCGCATGCTGATTTTTTTAGCATCTAAACCATCGGATGAACTCTCGAATATCAAGGAAATCGCAGATGCCTACAACATTTCGAAGAATCACCTCATGAAGGTGACTTACGAGCTTGGGAAGATGGGCGTCATCGAGACGATCCGAGGACGGAATGGCGGGATCAAGCTCGCCCAGTCCCCACAGGATATCAATATCGGAACCATCGTCAGGAAGACAGAAGAGGACTTCCACTTGGTGGAGTGCTTCGATGCTGCCAACAACTCCTGTATCATCACGCCTGTATGCGGGCTTAAGCATGTACTGGGAAAGGCGCTGAATGCCTATCTCTCAGTCCTAGATGAATATACACTGAATGACCTGGTCCGAAATCCGCTGGACTATCGCTTCCTCTTCCAAGAGAAGAACGAACCCGACCGGTCAAAATGA
- a CDS encoding alpha/beta fold hydrolase — MFKENGEYQVTINGISHWVKVEGIERGTTPVVVIHGGPGGNHYVFERTAGSMIAMERTIIYYEQRGCGRTDKPEDDGAYKISHLVADFKEFHRLFGWEKVDLLGYSFGAELALEIANTLPHTVNRLVLSAPSMIQSPLQKLVQIAGFASVGATGIGSGATIDEAYQVLWNHADTAMVDKLLFQDPSLAAMNRKWWEESDLVNTGLMMRALEDDSSRPSLEERLSDIPHSALILVGTFDRNTGIPVASLIHDRLQHSTLTILSKSAHFPDIEESEVFTQYVCSFLR, encoded by the coding sequence ATGTTTAAAGAGAACGGAGAATACCAGGTAACAATCAATGGGATATCCCATTGGGTGAAGGTGGAGGGGATTGAAAGGGGGACAACGCCAGTCGTCGTAATCCATGGAGGTCCTGGAGGAAATCACTATGTGTTTGAACGGACGGCAGGGTCTATGATCGCAATGGAGCGTACGATTATTTATTATGAGCAAAGGGGCTGTGGAAGGACGGATAAACCTGAGGATGATGGAGCCTATAAGATTTCCCATCTTGTGGCGGATTTTAAAGAATTTCATCGATTGTTCGGATGGGAAAAGGTCGATCTGCTCGGTTATTCTTTCGGTGCAGAGCTTGCATTGGAGATTGCCAATACGCTTCCTCATACCGTGAATAGGCTTGTTCTTTCTGCGCCTAGCATGATCCAATCACCACTTCAGAAGCTCGTACAGATAGCAGGATTTGCATCGGTGGGAGCAACAGGGATCGGTTCTGGTGCCACAATCGACGAGGCATATCAAGTTCTTTGGAATCATGCCGATACAGCAATGGTGGACAAGCTCCTCTTCCAGGATCCATCGCTCGCTGCGATGAATCGGAAGTGGTGGGAGGAAAGCGACCTTGTCAACACCGGTCTCATGATGAGAGCATTGGAGGATGACAGTTCCCGTCCGTCGCTTGAAGAACGCTTATCGGACATCCCCCATTCTGCCCTCATATTGGTCGGGACCTTTGACCGCAACACTGGAATTCCTGTAGCCAGCCTCATTCACGACCGCTTGCAGCATAGTACATTGACCATCCTGTCGAAAAGCGCTCATTTTCCCGATATTGAAGAATCTGAGGTGTTCACTCAGTACGTGTGCTCATTTCTACGTTGA
- a CDS encoding BMP family lipoprotein, giving the protein MKKIIMILLTLVVMSGCSAATKNTSSPKSYSVGILLSDSGLGDDSFNDLAFTGLERARDELGIIFDYAEAPDGNMEGALEELINQKHDLIIGLGFSAQESIEVEAKKHPKQAFLLIDAISELENVTSVTFKEHEGSFLVGMVAAMTNKTGTISFIGGEDAPVIHKFQSGFEQGARYAKSDINILTGYTNSFNDLNAGEKLAGDQIKKKSDFIYAAAGMSGIGALKTAQAKGILSAGVDADQFFIAEKSVATSMMKNVDIAIFSFIDDTLNEKKQASSAYELGLSENGVGLAQIRIVNLKPDQMKKLDEAKEKIISGDIDVEAP; this is encoded by the coding sequence TTGAAAAAAATCATCATGATTCTTCTTACCCTTGTGGTGATGTCCGGCTGTTCAGCCGCTACGAAAAACACCTCATCGCCAAAATCATACAGCGTTGGAATCCTTTTATCCGACAGCGGTCTCGGTGACGATTCATTCAACGACCTTGCCTTCACCGGCCTTGAACGTGCACGTGATGAACTCGGCATCATTTTCGATTATGCAGAGGCACCTGACGGCAATATGGAGGGCGCCCTGGAAGAGCTCATCAACCAGAAGCATGATCTGATCATCGGTCTCGGTTTCTCAGCCCAGGAATCGATTGAAGTCGAGGCGAAGAAGCACCCGAAGCAGGCGTTCCTGTTGATTGACGCCATTTCAGAGCTTGAAAACGTCACATCCGTCACGTTCAAAGAGCATGAGGGAAGCTTCCTGGTCGGGATGGTTGCAGCCATGACCAACAAGACAGGTACCATCAGTTTCATCGGGGGTGAAGATGCACCCGTGATCCATAAATTCCAGTCGGGATTCGAGCAGGGTGCACGCTACGCAAAATCTGATATCAACATCCTTACAGGTTACACGAACAGCTTCAATGATCTCAACGCTGGAGAAAAACTCGCAGGGGATCAAATAAAGAAGAAGAGCGATTTCATCTATGCAGCAGCTGGAATGTCGGGAATCGGCGCTTTAAAGACCGCACAGGCGAAAGGAATCTTATCAGCCGGGGTTGATGCCGATCAGTTCTTTATAGCTGAAAAATCCGTTGCTACATCCATGATGAAAAATGTCGATATCGCCATTTTCAGTTTTATCGACGATACGCTTAATGAAAAAAAGCAGGCATCGTCTGCGTACGAACTAGGTCTCAGTGAGAATGGTGTCGGCCTCGCTCAAATCAGGATCGTCAATCTTAAGCCAGATCAGATGAAGAAGCTGGATGAAGCAAAAGAAAAAATCATCTCAGGAGACATCGATGTTGAAGCTCCATAA
- the motA gene encoding flagellar motor stator protein MotA has translation MDKTSFIGVILGLVAIGVGMVFKGVSLMALINPAAILIILLGTVASVVIAFPTYEIKKVPKLFGILFKEQNTQDPKEIIAFFSEMADLARKEGLLALEARIQELDDRFLRDGLSLAIDGQTGDYIRDVLHEEIDAMEERHSAGAQIFSQAGTYAPTLGVLGAVIGLIAALSHMDNTEELGHAISAAFVATLLGIFTGYVLWHPFANKLKRKSKRESQLKMMTVEGILSIIEGESPRIIEQKLASYLPAKDRYNLMKEEEDETA, from the coding sequence ATGGATAAAACGTCATTTATAGGTGTCATACTTGGATTGGTTGCAATCGGAGTCGGAATGGTCTTCAAAGGGGTAAGCCTCATGGCACTCATCAACCCTGCGGCCATCCTTATCATCCTGTTGGGGACCGTGGCTTCCGTGGTCATAGCCTTTCCCACGTATGAAATCAAGAAAGTACCAAAGCTGTTCGGGATCCTCTTTAAAGAACAGAACACCCAGGACCCGAAAGAAATCATCGCCTTTTTCTCCGAGATGGCGGACCTTGCCAGGAAGGAAGGCCTGCTTGCATTGGAAGCAAGGATCCAGGAACTCGATGACCGGTTCTTAAGAGACGGTCTTTCCCTTGCCATAGACGGTCAGACGGGGGATTACATAAGGGATGTCCTTCACGAAGAGATCGATGCCATGGAAGAGCGTCATAGCGCGGGTGCACAGATTTTCTCACAAGCAGGCACATATGCTCCTACCCTCGGGGTTCTAGGAGCGGTCATCGGCTTGATTGCCGCACTCAGTCATATGGACAATACGGAAGAATTGGGGCATGCAATCTCAGCCGCATTCGTGGCGACCCTCCTCGGGATCTTTACGGGTTACGTGCTTTGGCATCCGTTCGCCAATAAACTGAAGCGCAAATCGAAACGTGAATCCCAATTGAAAATGATGACAGTGGAAGGAATCCTTTCGATCATCGAAGGGGAGTCACCGCGGATCATCGAGCAGAAACTGGCTTCCTATCTCCCTGCAAAGGACCGGTATAACCTGATGAAGGAGGAAGAAGATGAGACGGCGTAA
- a CDS encoding MDR family MFS transporter yields MRIRDWDRNLKVRLFGEAAINITFWMFFPFLTIYFTEAFGKQTAGLLLVLSQVFAVGANLMGGYCADRFGRKRMMVISAFGQGAGFLVFGLASSPWLDSALIGFICFSLVGIFGSFYWPASQAMVADVVEEKDRSHVFAVFYTSINIAVVVGPILGGIFYVNYRFELLLAAGLICVMLSILLSKMTRETAPRDVTKLKVTAGNNQAWYHAITNQFKDYGVIMKDRTFLLFIVAGILVGQTFMQLDLLLPVYIKDVVDNVTLFSIGDWSLTLVGEQVFGLILSENGLLVALLTVVVTRFITRFKERNVFILSSIVYAIAIFIFGMTSSVWVFIFAMAIFTFAELMTAGIQQTFVSKLAPEDMRGQYFAAASLRYTIARTIAPLSITLSLYIGYDWTFAILSLLALGSGGIFYLMFKRFEDKQEEVKAPIE; encoded by the coding sequence ATGAGAATCAGGGATTGGGATCGGAATTTAAAAGTGCGTTTATTCGGGGAAGCGGCGATCAACATCACGTTTTGGATGTTCTTCCCGTTTCTGACGATTTATTTTACAGAAGCATTCGGCAAGCAGACGGCCGGACTGCTCCTTGTGTTGTCACAGGTGTTCGCCGTAGGGGCCAACCTGATGGGCGGGTACTGCGCCGATCGATTCGGAAGGAAGCGGATGATGGTCATTTCGGCATTCGGTCAAGGGGCGGGTTTCCTTGTCTTCGGCCTCGCAAGCTCACCATGGCTCGATTCTGCTTTGATCGGATTCATCTGCTTCAGCCTCGTCGGGATTTTCGGTTCCTTTTATTGGCCCGCCAGCCAGGCAATGGTGGCCGATGTAGTGGAAGAGAAAGACCGGAGTCATGTTTTCGCCGTCTTTTATACCTCCATCAATATTGCGGTCGTCGTCGGACCGATACTTGGCGGGATCTTCTATGTGAACTACCGATTTGAACTCTTGCTTGCAGCAGGCTTGATATGCGTGATGCTCTCGATCCTACTGTCGAAAATGACAAGGGAAACGGCACCGCGGGATGTCACCAAGCTGAAGGTCACGGCAGGAAACAATCAAGCGTGGTACCATGCGATCACGAATCAATTCAAGGATTATGGAGTCATCATGAAGGATAGGACATTCCTGCTCTTCATCGTAGCCGGCATCCTCGTAGGACAGACCTTTATGCAGCTTGATCTGCTTCTGCCCGTCTATATCAAGGACGTCGTGGATAACGTGACACTCTTCTCGATTGGGGACTGGTCATTGACCCTTGTGGGAGAGCAGGTATTCGGTTTGATTCTTTCGGAAAATGGTCTCCTCGTCGCCCTGTTGACTGTTGTGGTCACGCGGTTCATTACGAGGTTTAAAGAACGGAATGTTTTCATTCTTTCATCCATCGTCTATGCAATCGCCATCTTTATCTTCGGTATGACGAGCTCGGTCTGGGTATTCATCTTCGCCATGGCCATCTTCACATTTGCCGAACTGATGACGGCCGGAATCCAGCAGACCTTTGTTTCTAAACTGGCACCTGAAGATATGAGGGGACAATATTTCGCCGCTGCGAGCCTCCGGTACACCATCGCCCGGACGATTGCCCCCTTATCCATCACCTTGAGCCTTTATATCGGGTATGATTGGACCTTCGCCATCCTATCCCTGCTTGCTCTCGGAAGCGGAGGCATCTTCTACCTCATGTTCAAACGGTTTGAGGATAAGCAGGAAGAAGTTAAAGCGCCCATAGAATAA
- a CDS encoding DUF6944 family repetitive protein, which produces MNHYVNILTGAWVQVAGTVIAAVGETAILKGEQRGFRLVSIGNGFEAAGNGIQGTASLRVFDGTEGERIRIAGDWIQGGGNAANVVAAELQFAGEEEAGLMLDVKGDVIQAVGAGLEAYGATLLEGPYIELLISGNTIQALGCIIEGIGEVLIIKGDEEKGLPVITFGSYAQVAGALMAAVALTKRYEEEGLLIEEKRAYPFNQGDGTIWEKMRNAGTTKSQGRRMADV; this is translated from the coding sequence TTGAACCATTATGTGAATATCTTGACAGGAGCATGGGTCCAGGTCGCAGGGACGGTCATTGCGGCTGTAGGGGAGACGGCGATCCTTAAAGGGGAACAAAGGGGCTTCCGGCTTGTTTCCATAGGAAACGGCTTCGAGGCAGCAGGGAATGGGATACAAGGCACCGCATCGTTACGTGTATTCGATGGTACGGAAGGGGAACGGATACGGATTGCCGGGGACTGGATTCAAGGTGGAGGGAACGCGGCTAACGTGGTGGCAGCAGAGTTGCAGTTCGCCGGTGAGGAGGAAGCGGGTCTCATGCTGGATGTGAAGGGTGACGTGATCCAGGCGGTGGGGGCAGGACTTGAAGCATACGGAGCGACATTATTGGAAGGTCCCTATATCGAACTGCTTATCTCGGGCAATACGATTCAGGCCCTCGGATGTATCATAGAAGGAATCGGGGAGGTCCTTATCATCAAAGGGGACGAAGAGAAAGGCCTACCCGTCATCACATTCGGAAGCTATGCTCAGGTTGCGGGCGCCCTCATGGCTGCCGTGGCCCTGACCAAGCGTTATGAAGAAGAGGGACTTCTCATAGAAGAAAAACGGGCGTACCCGTTCAATCAAGGGGATGGTACAATATGGGAGAAAATGAGGAATGCCGGTACCACGAAGTCACAAGGCAGGAGGATGGCGGATGTTTAA